The proteins below come from a single Corylus avellana chromosome ca3, CavTom2PMs-1.0 genomic window:
- the LOC132173616 gene encoding uncharacterized protein LOC132173616: MEEELETLCGKISLTEGEKVGLKICEGEIAEGRAKGARCLVGKIGGERRVNKEAFRTVLSRIWRLSGSVTFKEIQDNIWLFEFEELYDKRRVLEGRPWSFDRQILVLHDFDGSTPPSQMDFSHSPFWIQIHEMPLLCMTKAVASKIGASLGTVEDIDIAGDGVGWGRCLRIRVIINLRAPLERGRALQVEGKSYWVIFKYEKLPMMCFDCGRIMHGPKGCPVMVNHRRNSDGRLKEWGVWLRAEDNRRNSGGDRGGGATRPTDMGNDGGSTAKGWENKATRAKSGYPSRSSNSEEGSSSKCADSSYMEVEGLAGGGDVMLDSRRTDGDFSLYVGDLDVNTRMGPKNDLSVDEAAVTAKKGKPREVPKQVHVATDSNSSMQRASPTSGPNGKEVAEVTCHSPAILEDVVTHSAAMGKAESGPVTNVGMGGTQTNLRRWKRRARVPEEDRVSVSHSDANKRKTPTKGEGTAEVERLKRICKGVGAKQTVDLKMAETAKQLRQPK; this comes from the coding sequence ATGGAGGAGGAGTTGGAGACGTTATGTGGAAAAATATCACTGACGGAGGGTGAGAAGGTTGGCCTGAAAATCTGTGAAGGGGAGATTGCAGAAGGCCGGGCAAAAGGTGCACGGTGTTTGGTGGGTAAAATAGGAGGAGAGCGTAGGGTGAATAAGGAGGCTTTCAGAACAGTATTGTCTCGGATATGGCGGTTGTCGGGTTCAGTAACTTTCAAGGAGATCCAGGATAATATCTGGTTATTTGAATTTGAGGAGTTATACGATAAAAGAAGGGTGCTTGAGGGCAGGCCTTGGTCTTTCGACCGACAGATTCTGGTTTTGCATGATTTTGACGGGAGCACCCCGCCATCGCAGATGGACTTTTCTCATTCCCCATTCTGGATTCAAATTCATGAGATGCCTTTATTATGCATGACTAAGGCGGTAGCTAGCAAGATTGGAGCATCACTAGGCACAGTTGAGGACATTGATATAGCAGGAGATGGAGTGGGGTGGGGCAGATGCCTTCGTATACGGGTTATTATTAACCTACGTGCACCATTGGAGAGAGGAAGGGCATTGCAGGTCGAGGGGAAGTCATATTGGGTGATTTTCAAGTACGAGAAGCTTCCTATGATGTGTTTCGATTGCGGCAGAATTATGCATGGGCCTAAAGGGTGTCCGGTGATGGTGAATCATAGGAGGAACTCTGATGGCAGACTAAAGGAGTGGGGCGTGTGGCTGCGGGCTGAAGACAACCGGAGGAATAGTGGTGGAGACAGGGGTGGAGGAGCCACCCGACCGACTGACATGGGCAATGACGGCGGTTCTACTGCAAAGGGATGGGAGAATAAGGCAACTCGCGCTAAATCAGGATACCCTAGTCGTTCTAGCAATTCAGAAGAGGGGAGTAGCAGCAAATGTGCAGATTCTTCCTATATGGAGGTCGAGGGATTGGCGGGGGGTGGTGACGTTATGCTGGATTCGCGGAGGACTGATGGGGATTTCTCTCTTTACGTTGGTGACCTGGACGTAAATACACGCATGGGTCCTAAGAATGATTTGAGCGTGGATGAAGCGGCGGTTACAGCAAAGAAAGGAAAGCCTAGAGAGGTGCCTAAGCAGGTCCATGTGGCGACGGACAGTAATAGCTCCATGCAAAGGGCCAGCCCGACAAGTGGGCCCAATGGGAAGGAGGTGGCTGAGGTAACATGTCACAGCCCAGCAATTTTAGAAGACGTGGTGACTCACTCTGCTGCGATGGGCAAGGCAGAAAGTGGGCCAGTTACTAATGTAGGGATGGGAGGGACACAGACTAATTTGAGGAGATGGAAGAGGCGAGCTAGAGTACCAGAAGAGGACAGGGTGAGTGTTTCCCATTCGGATGCTAATAAGAGAAAGACGCCCACCAAAGGAGAGGGGACAGCAGAGGTTGAGAGATTGAAGAGAATTTGCAAAGGGGTTGGGGCGAAGCAGACGGTTGACTTAAAGATGGCGGAGACTGCTAAGCAGCTCCGCCAACCCAAATGA